Within the Terriglobales bacterium genome, the region GATTCAGGTGGACATGCATGACCAGCTCGCCATGACCCTTCAGGAAGATCTGACAACCGCGATATCCAACCACGGTTCCGGCGGGGTATTGATCGATATCTCATCACTCGAAATCGTCGACTCGTTTATCGGACGCATGCTCGCGAACATCTCGGCCATGGCGCGAATCCTCGACGCGCAGACGGTGCTTGTCGGCATGCAGCCGGCCGTAGCCA harbors:
- a CDS encoding STAS domain-containing protein; this translates as MDRIPILRMGNFLLVTIQVDMHDQLAMTLQEDLTTAISNHGSGGVLIDISSLEIVDSFIGRMLANISAMARILDAQTVLVGMQPAVAITLVELGMSMPGVRTALNVEAGMELLRELVTANRLETGDDDFEV